Proteins encoded by one window of Paenibacillus urinalis:
- a CDS encoding JAB domain-containing protein, whose amino-acid sequence MYPYPQQLEMPLDNCNENKLPAKRVNIVSLKIVRESSLLYPERVIRSPLDAVKLLQSFLQDADREYFIVVCLDTKNQVNSITTSHIGTLNASIVHPRECFKTALLSNAATILIAHNHPSGSATPSPEDITITKRLCKVGEILGIELLDHIIIADTDYCSLKEKNYI is encoded by the coding sequence ATGTACCCTTACCCACAGCAACTTGAAATGCCATTGGATAATTGCAACGAAAATAAACTGCCTGCCAAACGAGTCAATATCGTCAGCCTAAAGATCGTTAGGGAATCTTCGCTCCTCTACCCGGAGCGGGTCATTCGGTCACCCCTGGATGCCGTAAAGCTCTTGCAGTCATTTCTCCAAGATGCAGACAGAGAGTACTTTATTGTCGTTTGTCTGGACACCAAAAATCAAGTCAACTCGATTACAACAAGTCATATTGGCACTCTTAATGCTAGTATCGTGCACCCCCGGGAATGCTTTAAGACAGCCCTACTAAGCAATGCCGCAACAATTCTTATCGCCCATAATCATCCAAGCGGCAGTGCAACGCCTTCACCGGAAGACATCACCATTACAAAGCGACTATGTAAAGTTGGGGAAATTCTCGGTATTGAATTGCTGGACCATATCATAATTGCAGACACAGACTATTGCTCACTCAAGGAAAAGAATTATATATAA